From Sceloporus undulatus isolate JIND9_A2432 ecotype Alabama chromosome 6, SceUnd_v1.1, whole genome shotgun sequence, one genomic window encodes:
- the PSTPIP1 gene encoding proline-serine-threonine phosphatase-interacting protein 1 isoform X3: MESVGHSHIQLAAMLKDELKALEEFRERQKEQRKKYESTMERVHKNKLSMYKKTMESKKSYEQKCKEADEAELAFERINAAGNQKQTEKSQTKAKQCKEAANEAERVYKQNIELLDQARVIWEQEHIGTCEAFQLQECDRITILRNSLWVHCNQLSMQCVRDDELYEEVRLSLENCNIDSDMDCFVQNRMTGTEPPTAIGYENYYDRVVPAKTCNSPIQTYGMMKRFSGLLHGNHRNATDSIIPTAPPAAEKPDGVYAAVHVAQPEETALPQDYRVLYDYTAQNEDELDIQAGDIVTVTEAGEDGWWTVELDGEHGFVPGSYLEKL, encoded by the exons ATGGAAAGTGTTGGGCACTCTCACATCCAGCTGGCAGCAATGCTCAAGGATGAGCTGAAGGCCCTTGAGGAATTCAGGGAAAGGCAGAAGGAACAGAGGAAAAAG TATGAGAGCACAATGGAGCGGGTGCACAAGAACAAGCTTTCAATGTATAAGAAGACCATGGAG TCCAAGAAGAGTTACGAACAGAAATGCAAAGAGGCAGACGAGGCCGAACTGGCCTTTGAAAGGATTAATGCCGCAGGAAACCAGAAGCAAACAGAAAAG AGCCAGACCAAAGCAAAGCAATGCAAAGAAGCCGCAAACGAAGCAG AAAGAGTGTACAAGCAGAACATAGAGCTGTTGGATCAGGCAAGAGTTATTTGGGAGCAGGAGCATATCGGCACTTGTGAG GCTTTTCAACTCCAAGAGTGTGATCGGATTACCATCCTGAGGAACTCCTTGTGGGTCCATTGCAATCAGTTGTCCATGCAGTGCGTGAGGGATGATGAG CTATATGAAGAGGTTCGACTGAGCCTGGAGAACTGCAATATAGACTCAGATATGGATTGCTTTGTTCAGAACAGGATGACAGGGACAGAGCCTCCAA CGGCAATTGGTTACGAGAACTATTACGACAGAGTAGTGCCTGCTAAAACCTGCAACAGTCCCATCCAGACATATGGAATGATGAAGAG ATTCTCTGGATTGCTTCATGGAAACCATCGCAATGCCACAGACAGTATTATCCCGACAGCGCCTCCAGCTG CTGAGAAACCAGATGGAGTTTATGCAGCCGTTCATGTGGCCCAACCAGAAGAAACTGCTTTGCCCCAGGACTACAGAGTGCTCTATGATTATACAGCCCAG AATGAGGACGAACTGGACATTCAAGCAGGTGACATCGTAACTGTCACCGAAGCAGGAGAAGATGGCTGGTGGACTGTTGAACTTGATGGAGAACACGGGTTTGTGCCTGGATCCTACCTGGAGAAACTTTGA
- the PSTPIP1 gene encoding proline-serine-threonine phosphatase-interacting protein 1 isoform X2 — protein MQSKCKAHTLKASFEILKQQMESVGHSHIQLAAMLKDELKALEEFRERQKEQRKKYESTMERVHKNKLSMYKKTMESKKSYEQKCKEADEAELAFERINAAGNQKQTEKSQTKAKQCKEAANEAERVYKQNIELLDQARVIWEQEHIGTCEAFQLQECDRITILRNSLWVHCNQLSMQCVRDDELYEEVRLSLENCNIDSDMDCFVQNRMTGTEPPTAIGYENYYDRVVPAKTCNSPIQTYGMMKRFSGLLHGNHRNATDSIIPTAPPAAEKPDGVYAAVHVAQPEETALPQDYRVLYDYTAQNEDELDIQAGDIVTVTEAGEDGWWTVELDGEHGFVPGSYLEKL, from the exons ATGCAATCAAAATGCAAAGCACA caCTCTGAAGGCTTCGTTTGAAATCCTAAAACAAC AAATGGAAAGTGTTGGGCACTCTCACATCCAGCTGGCAGCAATGCTCAAGGATGAGCTGAAGGCCCTTGAGGAATTCAGGGAAAGGCAGAAGGAACAGAGGAAAAAG TATGAGAGCACAATGGAGCGGGTGCACAAGAACAAGCTTTCAATGTATAAGAAGACCATGGAG TCCAAGAAGAGTTACGAACAGAAATGCAAAGAGGCAGACGAGGCCGAACTGGCCTTTGAAAGGATTAATGCCGCAGGAAACCAGAAGCAAACAGAAAAG AGCCAGACCAAAGCAAAGCAATGCAAAGAAGCCGCAAACGAAGCAG AAAGAGTGTACAAGCAGAACATAGAGCTGTTGGATCAGGCAAGAGTTATTTGGGAGCAGGAGCATATCGGCACTTGTGAG GCTTTTCAACTCCAAGAGTGTGATCGGATTACCATCCTGAGGAACTCCTTGTGGGTCCATTGCAATCAGTTGTCCATGCAGTGCGTGAGGGATGATGAG CTATATGAAGAGGTTCGACTGAGCCTGGAGAACTGCAATATAGACTCAGATATGGATTGCTTTGTTCAGAACAGGATGACAGGGACAGAGCCTCCAA CGGCAATTGGTTACGAGAACTATTACGACAGAGTAGTGCCTGCTAAAACCTGCAACAGTCCCATCCAGACATATGGAATGATGAAGAG ATTCTCTGGATTGCTTCATGGAAACCATCGCAATGCCACAGACAGTATTATCCCGACAGCGCCTCCAGCTG CTGAGAAACCAGATGGAGTTTATGCAGCCGTTCATGTGGCCCAACCAGAAGAAACTGCTTTGCCCCAGGACTACAGAGTGCTCTATGATTATACAGCCCAG AATGAGGACGAACTGGACATTCAAGCAGGTGACATCGTAACTGTCACCGAAGCAGGAGAAGATGGCTGGTGGACTGTTGAACTTGATGGAGAACACGGGTTTGTGCCTGGATCCTACCTGGAGAAACTTTGA
- the PSTPIP1 gene encoding proline-serine-threonine phosphatase-interacting protein 1 isoform X1 yields MAHLQFKDAFWCKDFTVHAGYDALLQRLLDGRKMCKDVEDLIKQRAQAEERYGKELVQIARKAGGQTEINTLKASFEILKQQMESVGHSHIQLAAMLKDELKALEEFRERQKEQRKKYESTMERVHKNKLSMYKKTMESKKSYEQKCKEADEAELAFERINAAGNQKQTEKSQTKAKQCKEAANEAERVYKQNIELLDQARVIWEQEHIGTCEAFQLQECDRITILRNSLWVHCNQLSMQCVRDDELYEEVRLSLENCNIDSDMDCFVQNRMTGTEPPTAIGYENYYDRVVPAKTCNSPIQTYGMMKRFSGLLHGNHRNATDSIIPTAPPAAEKPDGVYAAVHVAQPEETALPQDYRVLYDYTAQNEDELDIQAGDIVTVTEAGEDGWWTVELDGEHGFVPGSYLEKL; encoded by the exons TGTAAAGACTTCACTGTTCACGCCGGATACGATGCACTTTTGCAACGATTGCTGGACGGGCGGAAGATGTGCAAAGATGTGGAGGACTTAATCAAGCAAAG gGCTCAGGCAGAAGAACGTTATGGGAAGGAGCTGGTGCAGATCGCTCGGAAAGCGGGAGGCCAAACCGAAATCAA caCTCTGAAGGCTTCGTTTGAAATCCTAAAACAAC AAATGGAAAGTGTTGGGCACTCTCACATCCAGCTGGCAGCAATGCTCAAGGATGAGCTGAAGGCCCTTGAGGAATTCAGGGAAAGGCAGAAGGAACAGAGGAAAAAG TATGAGAGCACAATGGAGCGGGTGCACAAGAACAAGCTTTCAATGTATAAGAAGACCATGGAG TCCAAGAAGAGTTACGAACAGAAATGCAAAGAGGCAGACGAGGCCGAACTGGCCTTTGAAAGGATTAATGCCGCAGGAAACCAGAAGCAAACAGAAAAG AGCCAGACCAAAGCAAAGCAATGCAAAGAAGCCGCAAACGAAGCAG AAAGAGTGTACAAGCAGAACATAGAGCTGTTGGATCAGGCAAGAGTTATTTGGGAGCAGGAGCATATCGGCACTTGTGAG GCTTTTCAACTCCAAGAGTGTGATCGGATTACCATCCTGAGGAACTCCTTGTGGGTCCATTGCAATCAGTTGTCCATGCAGTGCGTGAGGGATGATGAG CTATATGAAGAGGTTCGACTGAGCCTGGAGAACTGCAATATAGACTCAGATATGGATTGCTTTGTTCAGAACAGGATGACAGGGACAGAGCCTCCAA CGGCAATTGGTTACGAGAACTATTACGACAGAGTAGTGCCTGCTAAAACCTGCAACAGTCCCATCCAGACATATGGAATGATGAAGAG ATTCTCTGGATTGCTTCATGGAAACCATCGCAATGCCACAGACAGTATTATCCCGACAGCGCCTCCAGCTG CTGAGAAACCAGATGGAGTTTATGCAGCCGTTCATGTGGCCCAACCAGAAGAAACTGCTTTGCCCCAGGACTACAGAGTGCTCTATGATTATACAGCCCAG AATGAGGACGAACTGGACATTCAAGCAGGTGACATCGTAACTGTCACCGAAGCAGGAGAAGATGGCTGGTGGACTGTTGAACTTGATGGAGAACACGGGTTTGTGCCTGGATCCTACCTGGAGAAACTTTGA
- the TSPAN3 gene encoding tetraspanin-3 has translation MGQCGITSSKTVLVFLNLIFWAAAGILCYVGAYVFITYDDYDHFFEDVYTLIPAVVIIAVGTLLFIIGLIGCCATIRESRCGLATFVIILLLVFITEVVVVVLGYIYRAKVEFEVDHSIKKVYDTYNGTNPDAASRAIDYVQRQLHCCGIHNYSDWEMTNWFKETKNHSVPLSCCKATISNCTGSLSRPTDLYAEGCEALVVKKLQEIMMYVIWAALAFAAIQLLGMLCACIVLCRRSRDPAYELLITGGTYA, from the exons GCAGCAGCAGGCATCTTGTGCTACGTTGGCGCCTACGTCTTCATCACGTATGATGACTATGATCACTTCTTTGAAGATGTCTATACGCTGATCCCTGCCGTGGTTATCATCGCAGTGGGCACACTTCTCTTCATCATAGGTCTGATTGGCTGCTGTGCCACAATCCGGGAAAGCCGCTGCGGTCTTGCTACG TTTGTGATCATCCTCCTGTTGGTTTTTATTACTGAAGTTGTGGTGGTAGTCCTGGGATATATCTACAGAGCAAAG GTGGAGTTTGAAGTCGATCACAGTATCAAGAAAGTGTACGACACATACAATGGGACTAACCCGGATGCTGCAAGCCGTGCAATTGATTATGTCCAGAGGCAG CTGCACTGCTGTGGAATCCACAACTACAGTGACTGGGAGATGACAAACTGGTTCAAAGAAACCAAAAACCACAGTGTGCCCCTCAGCTGTTGTAAAGCCACCATCAGCAATTGTACGGGAAGCTTGAGTCGTCCCACAGATCTTTATGCTGAG GGATGTGAGGCTTTGGTTGTAAAGAAGCTGCAAGAAATCATGATGTACGTTATCTGGGCTGCATTGGCATTTGCTGCCATCCAG TTGCTGGGTATGTTGTGTGCCTGCATTGTGCTCTGCCGGAGGAGTCGGGATCCTGCTTATGAGTTACTCATCACTGGAGGAACCTACGCATAG